One genomic window of Catenulispora sp. MAP5-51 includes the following:
- a CDS encoding DUF3710 domain-containing protein, with translation MVFRRGQKGDSDRRDRVSEADAYGDLSEIKDEERKISLADVSRAAGPWDFNEVEDPKAGRVDLGALLVPAVEGMELRLEMADAEQVIAATVVARQSAVQLQAFAAPRSEGIWAEVRAEIALEISKQGGTVDEREGPFGIELRAQVPVQAPDGSRGIQLVRFIGVDGPRWFLRGVVSGQGAVQPKEALDIEHVFRDTVVSRGNSPMAPRDPIPLRMPAEAQQAMQQQAEPDDEGGQYAQGDLNPFERGPEITERR, from the coding sequence GTGGTTTTCCGACGCGGACAGAAGGGCGACTCGGACCGGCGCGACCGGGTGAGCGAGGCCGACGCCTACGGCGACCTGAGTGAGATCAAGGACGAGGAGCGCAAGATCAGCCTCGCCGACGTCTCGCGGGCCGCGGGTCCCTGGGACTTCAACGAGGTCGAGGACCCCAAGGCCGGCCGCGTCGACCTCGGCGCGCTCCTGGTGCCGGCCGTGGAGGGCATGGAACTGCGGCTGGAGATGGCCGACGCCGAGCAGGTCATCGCGGCCACCGTGGTGGCCCGCCAGTCGGCGGTGCAGCTGCAGGCCTTCGCCGCGCCCCGCAGCGAGGGCATCTGGGCCGAGGTCCGCGCCGAGATCGCCCTGGAGATCTCCAAGCAGGGCGGCACGGTCGACGAGCGCGAGGGGCCCTTCGGCATCGAGCTGCGCGCCCAGGTGCCGGTGCAGGCGCCGGACGGCAGCCGCGGCATCCAGCTGGTCCGCTTCATCGGCGTGGACGGCCCGCGGTGGTTCCTGCGCGGCGTGGTGTCCGGGCAGGGCGCGGTGCAGCCCAAGGAGGCCCTGGACATAGAGCACGTGTTCCGCGACACGGTGGTCAGCCGCGGCAATTCCCCGATGGCCCCGCGCGACCCGATCCCGCTGCGGATGCCCGCCGAGGCGCAGCAGGCCATGCAGCAGCAGGCCGAGCCGGACGACGAGGGCGGCCAGTACGCGCAGGGCGACCTGAACCCGTTCGAGCGCGGGCCCGAGATCACTGAGCGGCGCTGA
- a CDS encoding DUF3159 domain-containing protein, with protein MSLESGQRAEPMSRSRHAAPGTEAGGERAVFGADPEALAQAERDAQAKQVETKAYEDAVKKAFGGKMGMADAGLPSICFLIVYTATNNLNPAVIGSVAVAVVMFVIRLLRKETLQHALSGLFGVVVCAAFAKFSGHAQNYYLPGILINLGSFLLFAISAAVRWPVAGLMIGPITGEMTTWRQVPGRLRAFTKATWLLAGLFAVKLAVQVPLYLTHHTTALGVARLALGYPPYLACLYVAWQWIKNAPPPVMPVTEDDADADADVTANSGANSGTNSGANAAETA; from the coding sequence ATGTCCTTGGAAAGCGGCCAGCGCGCCGAACCGATGAGCCGGAGCCGGCACGCGGCGCCGGGCACCGAGGCCGGCGGTGAGCGGGCCGTGTTCGGTGCCGACCCGGAGGCCCTCGCTCAGGCCGAGCGCGACGCGCAGGCCAAGCAGGTCGAGACCAAGGCCTACGAGGACGCCGTCAAGAAGGCGTTCGGCGGCAAGATGGGCATGGCCGACGCGGGCCTGCCGTCGATCTGCTTCCTGATCGTCTACACCGCGACCAACAACCTCAACCCGGCTGTGATCGGCTCGGTGGCGGTCGCGGTGGTCATGTTCGTCATCCGGCTGCTGCGCAAGGAGACGCTCCAGCACGCGCTGTCCGGCCTGTTCGGCGTCGTGGTCTGCGCGGCGTTCGCGAAGTTCTCCGGCCACGCGCAGAACTACTACCTGCCGGGCATCCTGATCAACCTCGGCTCCTTCCTGCTGTTCGCCATCTCCGCGGCGGTCCGCTGGCCGGTCGCGGGCCTGATGATCGGCCCGATCACCGGCGAGATGACCACCTGGCGCCAGGTCCCCGGCCGGCTGCGGGCCTTCACCAAGGCCACCTGGCTGCTGGCCGGCCTGTTCGCGGTGAAGCTGGCGGTGCAGGTGCCGCTGTACCTGACGCACCACACGACCGCGCTCGGCGTGGCCAGGCTCGCGCTGGGCTACCCGCCCTACCTCGCCTGCCTGTACGTCGCGTGGCAGTGGATCAAGAACGCGCCGCCGCCGGTCATGCCGGTCACCGAGGATGACGCGGACGCGGACGCCGACGTCACCGCGAACTCCGGCGCCAACTCAGGCACCAACTCCGGTGCCAACGCGGCGGAGACCGCCTAA
- a CDS encoding TetR/AcrR family transcriptional regulator, whose protein sequence is METHQSGTAHRRILLAAARVLADDPAASMQEIADEAKVGRPAVYHCHPTKEALVEAIGQEAARDFAAALGHARAAGDGAAATLARLIRELARIGADYPIVVQNPHTRDVGELVAGVDALIADGQAGGELRGDVAPDVLSAALFGALSAALRMARDPDPEQVDSDTIGTQIAAIVVEGMRA, encoded by the coding sequence ATGGAAACGCATCAATCCGGGACCGCGCACCGGCGGATCCTGCTGGCCGCGGCCCGGGTCCTGGCCGACGACCCGGCGGCGAGCATGCAGGAGATCGCCGACGAGGCGAAGGTGGGCCGCCCCGCCGTCTACCACTGCCACCCGACCAAGGAGGCCCTGGTCGAGGCGATCGGCCAGGAGGCGGCCAGGGACTTCGCCGCGGCGCTGGGCCACGCGCGGGCCGCCGGCGACGGCGCGGCCGCGACCCTGGCCCGCCTGATCCGCGAACTGGCCCGGATCGGCGCCGACTACCCGATCGTGGTGCAGAACCCGCACACGCGGGACGTCGGCGAGCTCGTCGCCGGCGTCGACGCGCTGATCGCCGACGGCCAGGCCGGCGGAGAGCTGCGCGGGGACGTGGCCCCGGACGTGCTTAGCGCCGCGCTGTTCGGCGCGCTGTCGGCCGCTCTGCGCATGGCGCGCGACCCTGACCCGGAGCAGGTGGATTCCGACACGATCGGGACGCAGATCGCCGCGATCGTCGTCGAGGGGATGCGCGCTTAG
- a CDS encoding TrkA family potassium uptake protein produces MRVAIAGAGNVGNSIAKELLENGHEVLLIDRDPSRIAVEGLPTAEWLLADACEISSLDEAALQRCNVVVAATGDDKANLVVSLLAKTEYGVPRVVARINHPKNEWMFDEKWGVDVAVSTPRLLSALVEEAVSVGDLVRLLRFSQGDANLVELTLPKDTSLVGITVGEVDWPEDTALVTIIRGGRVLIPTPEEPLAALDELLFVAHVDREEELEELLSPAPIES; encoded by the coding sequence ATGCGAGTCGCAATCGCCGGAGCCGGCAACGTCGGCAACTCCATCGCCAAGGAACTGCTGGAGAACGGCCACGAGGTCCTGCTGATCGACCGCGACCCGTCGCGGATCGCCGTGGAGGGCCTGCCGACGGCCGAGTGGCTGCTGGCCGACGCCTGCGAGATCTCCTCGCTGGACGAGGCGGCCCTGCAGCGCTGCAACGTGGTGGTCGCGGCCACCGGCGACGACAAGGCCAACCTGGTCGTGTCGCTGCTGGCCAAGACCGAGTACGGGGTGCCCCGCGTGGTGGCCCGCATCAACCACCCGAAGAACGAGTGGATGTTCGACGAGAAGTGGGGCGTGGACGTCGCCGTCTCCACCCCGCGCCTGCTCTCGGCCCTGGTCGAGGAGGCCGTCTCGGTCGGCGACCTGGTCCGCCTGCTGCGCTTCAGCCAGGGCGACGCCAACCTGGTCGAGCTGACCCTGCCGAAGGACACCTCCCTGGTGGGCATCACCGTCGGCGAGGTCGACTGGCCGGAGGACACCGCGCTGGTGACGATCATCCGCGGCGGCCGGGTGCTGATCCCGACCCCGGAGGAGCCGCTGGCGGCCCTGGACGAGCTGCTGTTCGTGGCCCACGTGGACCGCGAGGAGGAGCTGGAGGAGCTGCTGTCCCCGGCTCCCATCGAGAGCTGA
- a CDS encoding TrkA family potassium uptake protein — MHVVIMGCGRVGSTLAHSLEDLGHTVAVIDQDPGAFRRLSPHFAGRRVTGAGFDRDTLAEAGIGDAGAFAAVSSGDNSNIIAARVARENFGVENVCARIYDPRRAEIYQRLGIPTVATVRWTADQMLRRLLPTGSTELWRDPSGQVALVEVHTAPAWMGHRVAKLEEATGQRVAYLTRLGEGVLPASDTVLQDGDLVQVMVNPADIARVEASFAKGPGA; from the coding sequence GTGCACGTCGTCATCATGGGGTGTGGCCGGGTGGGCTCCACCCTGGCGCACAGCCTGGAGGATCTCGGCCACACGGTCGCGGTCATCGATCAGGACCCCGGGGCCTTCCGCAGGCTCAGCCCGCACTTCGCCGGCCGCCGCGTCACCGGGGCCGGATTCGACCGCGACACCCTCGCCGAGGCGGGGATCGGCGACGCCGGCGCTTTCGCCGCGGTGTCCAGCGGCGACAACTCCAACATCATCGCCGCGCGGGTGGCCCGCGAGAACTTCGGTGTGGAGAACGTCTGCGCCCGCATCTACGACCCGCGCCGCGCGGAGATATACCAGCGCCTGGGCATCCCGACGGTGGCCACCGTGCGGTGGACCGCCGACCAGATGCTGCGGCGCCTGCTCCCGACCGGCTCCACCGAGCTGTGGCGCGACCCCAGCGGCCAGGTGGCCCTGGTCGAGGTGCACACCGCCCCGGCCTGGATGGGCCACCGGGTGGCCAAGCTGGAGGAGGCCACCGGCCAGCGCGTCGCCTACCTGACCCGGCTGGGGGAGGGCGTGCTGCCCGCCTCCGACACCGTCCTGCAGGACGGCGACCTGGTCCAGGTCATGGTGAACCCGGCGGACATCGCCCGGGTCGAGGCTTCTTTCGCGAAGGGACCGGGCGCCTGA
- a CDS encoding class I SAM-dependent RNA methyltransferase, producing MKRAADRPRPAEAATADRRPPAPERDSGDMVGTRIEVEVGPPGHGGFCVARHEGRAVFVRHALPGERVVAEVTEGSAKDSFWRADAVEVLEASEDRVEPPCEYAGPGRCGGCDWQHAAYEAQLRIKGEVVAEQLRRLAKVDREVVVEEVASPFGWRTRVQFAVDPDGKLGFRKHRSHEVVPVEECAIASSGVDEVGALQRNWPRVEMVEVIAATGSTDRALVVTPKRGEQMPYVDADVKASVLRGVSRHTHISGVQRIHGRPYVREVAEGRTWRVSGSGFWQVHPAAPDVLTEAVLDFLNPKEGDVALDLYCGVGLFAAPLAEGVGESGAVMAVELDRQAVRDAAHNLGFVDDQEESSEFPWLDLVEGSVDEVLADENYVPDHADIVVLDPPRAGAGRDVCDRIAALGPRAVAYVACDPASLARDVAYFAEAGYELTDLRAFDLFPMTRHVECVALLRPAQR from the coding sequence GTGAAACGAGCTGCCGACCGTCCCCGCCCCGCCGAAGCCGCCACCGCCGACCGCCGCCCGCCGGCGCCGGAGCGCGATTCCGGAGACATGGTCGGCACCCGGATCGAGGTCGAGGTCGGCCCGCCCGGACACGGCGGTTTCTGCGTCGCGCGGCACGAGGGGCGCGCGGTGTTCGTGCGGCACGCGCTGCCGGGGGAGCGGGTCGTCGCGGAGGTGACGGAGGGCAGCGCCAAGGACTCGTTCTGGCGTGCCGACGCGGTGGAGGTCCTCGAGGCCTCCGAGGACCGCGTGGAGCCCCCTTGCGAGTACGCCGGGCCCGGCCGGTGCGGCGGCTGCGACTGGCAGCACGCGGCCTACGAGGCGCAGCTCCGGATCAAGGGCGAGGTCGTCGCCGAGCAGCTGCGGCGGCTGGCGAAGGTGGACCGCGAGGTGGTCGTCGAGGAGGTCGCCTCGCCGTTCGGCTGGCGGACACGGGTGCAGTTCGCGGTGGATCCCGACGGGAAGCTGGGGTTCCGGAAGCACCGTTCCCACGAAGTGGTCCCCGTTGAGGAATGCGCCATCGCCTCCTCCGGGGTCGACGAGGTCGGCGCCCTCCAGCGGAACTGGCCGCGGGTGGAGATGGTCGAGGTGATCGCCGCGACCGGCTCCACGGACCGCGCGCTGGTCGTCACGCCGAAGCGCGGGGAGCAGATGCCCTATGTGGACGCCGACGTAAAGGCGTCCGTTCTGCGGGGCGTCTCCAGGCACACGCATATCTCCGGTGTGCAGCGCATCCATGGGCGTCCTTACGTACGCGAGGTCGCCGAGGGCCGTACCTGGCGGGTCAGCGGCAGCGGCTTCTGGCAGGTGCATCCGGCGGCGCCGGATGTGCTGACCGAGGCGGTCCTGGACTTCCTGAATCCCAAGGAAGGGGACGTGGCGCTCGACCTCTATTGCGGAGTCGGCCTGTTCGCCGCTCCGTTGGCCGAAGGGGTCGGCGAGAGCGGTGCGGTGATGGCCGTGGAGCTGGACCGGCAGGCCGTCCGGGACGCCGCGCACAATCTCGGGTTCGTGGACGACCAGGAGGAGAGCTCCGAGTTCCCGTGGCTGGACCTCGTGGAGGGCTCCGTCGACGAGGTCCTGGCGGACGAGAACTACGTCCCGGACCACGCGGACATCGTCGTGCTCGACCCGCCGCGCGCCGGGGCCGGCCGGGACGTGTGCGACCGCATCGCCGCCCTCGGGCCGCGCGCCGTGGCGTACGTCGCGTGCGACCCGGCGTCGCTGGCGCGGGACGTCGCGTACTTCGCGGAGGCCGGCTATGAGCTGACCGACCTGCGGGCCTTCGACCTGTTCCCGATGACCCGGCATGTGGAATGCGTGGCGCTGCTGCGACCCGCACAGCGATAG
- the glyA gene encoding serine hydroxymethyltransferase has product MHSPAIPELAQEDPQIAGLIQDEARRQYEKIRMIASENYVSAAVLEASGTVLTNKYSEGYAGRRYYEGQQFIDPIETIAIDRAKSLFGVDHANVQPYSGSPANLAVYLAFLKPGDTFMGAGLAAGGHLTHGSPVSVTGKWFNAVAYGVSRETGIVDMNEVRDLALKERPKVIFCGGTAIPRTIDFPAFAEIAKEIGAILVSDIAHIAGLVAGGAHPSPVGYADVITTTTHKTLRGPRGAMIMTTEEYATPIDKAVFPGLQGGPHNHTTAGIAVALKEAAQPEFKTYAATVVANAKALAAGLTERGWDLVSGGTDNHLILADLTPKGVTGKVAAKALDAAGIELNYNSVPFDPRKPFDPSGIRLGAAAITTRGLKPEQMAQIAQWMDETVQAAAKGDTDQYERIAGQVRELMAQYPMPGWA; this is encoded by the coding sequence ATGCACTCGCCCGCCATTCCCGAGCTCGCACAGGAAGACCCGCAGATCGCCGGCCTGATCCAGGACGAGGCCCGCCGCCAGTACGAGAAGATCCGCATGATCGCCTCGGAGAACTACGTCTCCGCGGCGGTCCTGGAGGCCTCCGGCACGGTCCTGACCAACAAGTACTCCGAGGGGTACGCCGGCCGCCGCTACTACGAGGGCCAGCAGTTCATCGACCCGATCGAGACGATCGCGATCGACCGCGCCAAGTCGCTGTTCGGCGTGGACCACGCCAACGTGCAGCCCTACTCCGGCTCCCCGGCGAACCTCGCGGTGTACCTGGCGTTCCTGAAGCCCGGCGACACCTTCATGGGCGCGGGCCTGGCCGCCGGCGGCCACCTCACCCACGGCTCCCCGGTGTCGGTGACCGGCAAGTGGTTCAACGCGGTCGCCTACGGCGTCTCCCGCGAGACCGGCATCGTGGACATGAACGAGGTCCGCGACCTGGCCCTCAAGGAGCGCCCGAAGGTCATCTTCTGCGGCGGCACCGCGATCCCGCGCACCATCGACTTCCCGGCCTTCGCCGAGATCGCCAAGGAGATCGGCGCCATCCTGGTCTCCGACATCGCGCACATCGCCGGCCTGGTCGCCGGCGGCGCGCACCCCTCGCCGGTCGGCTACGCGGACGTCATCACCACCACCACGCACAAGACCCTCCGCGGTCCGCGCGGTGCGATGATCATGACCACCGAGGAGTACGCGACCCCGATCGACAAGGCCGTCTTCCCCGGCCTGCAGGGCGGCCCGCACAACCACACCACCGCCGGCATCGCGGTGGCGCTGAAGGAGGCCGCGCAGCCGGAGTTCAAGACCTACGCGGCCACCGTCGTGGCCAACGCCAAGGCCCTGGCCGCCGGCCTCACCGAGCGCGGCTGGGACCTGGTGTCCGGCGGCACGGACAACCACCTGATCCTGGCCGACCTGACGCCCAAGGGCGTCACCGGCAAGGTGGCGGCCAAGGCGCTGGACGCGGCCGGCATCGAGCTGAACTACAACTCGGTGCCCTTCGACCCCCGCAAGCCGTTCGACCCCTCGGGCATCCGCCTCGGCGCCGCCGCGATCACCACCCGCGGCCTGAAGCCGGAGCAGATGGCGCAGATCGCGCAGTGGATGGACGAGACGGTGCAGGCCGCCGCCAAGGGCGACACCGACCAGTACGAGCGGATCGCCGGGCAGGTGCGCGAGCTGATGGCGCAGTACCCGATGCCGGGTTGGGCGTAG
- a CDS encoding pirin family protein, producing MSNLDANPAEQDCRAKDDPGPVADFHEARDVPLGGVRGVHVMRALPQRVLPTVGAWCFLDHFGPHAEPMNVNPHPHIGLQTVTWPFQGEIRHRDSVGSDVVVRPRQLNIMTAGRGIAHSEFGLETGAASHGLQLWTALPDEHRDTAPHFEQHQDLPVYELPGLRALVFLGTLGGVTSPATAYSPIVGADITVNPGAAATIPLTNYHEHAVMVIDGDLTAAGTDVPPGPLLYLGTGRSELTLTSRAGAHLILLGGEPFREDIVMWWNFVGRSHEDIEEARNDWEKRTVERFPDIAGHTVEERIPAPPLPGIRLKPRGRGPR from the coding sequence GTGAGCAACCTCGACGCGAACCCCGCGGAGCAGGACTGCCGGGCCAAGGACGATCCGGGCCCGGTCGCCGATTTCCACGAGGCCCGCGACGTCCCCCTCGGCGGCGTACGCGGCGTGCACGTGATGCGCGCCCTGCCGCAGCGCGTGCTCCCGACGGTCGGCGCGTGGTGCTTCCTGGACCACTTCGGGCCGCACGCCGAGCCGATGAACGTCAACCCGCACCCGCACATCGGCCTGCAGACCGTGACCTGGCCCTTCCAAGGCGAGATCCGGCACCGCGACAGCGTCGGCTCCGACGTGGTCGTGCGGCCGCGCCAGCTGAACATCATGACCGCCGGGCGCGGGATCGCGCATTCAGAGTTCGGATTGGAAACCGGAGCGGCGAGCCACGGTCTCCAGCTCTGGACCGCGTTGCCCGACGAGCACCGGGACACCGCGCCGCACTTCGAGCAGCACCAGGACCTGCCGGTCTACGAGCTGCCGGGCCTGCGCGCGCTGGTCTTCCTCGGCACCCTCGGCGGCGTCACCTCCCCGGCGACCGCCTACTCCCCGATCGTCGGCGCCGACATCACCGTCAACCCCGGCGCGGCCGCGACGATCCCGCTGACCAACTACCACGAGCACGCCGTGATGGTCATCGACGGCGACCTGACAGCCGCCGGAACAGACGTCCCGCCCGGCCCCCTGCTCTACCTCGGCACCGGTCGCAGTGAACTGACCCTCACCAGCCGCGCCGGCGCGCACCTGATCCTGCTGGGCGGCGAACCGTTCCGCGAGGACATCGTCATGTGGTGGAACTTCGTGGGGCGCAGCCACGAGGACATCGAGGAGGCCCGCAACGACTGGGAGAAGCGCACCGTGGAGCGCTTCCCGGACATCGCGGGCCACACCGTCGAAGAGCGCATCCCCGCACCCCCGCTGCCCGGCATCCGCCTCAAGCCGCGCGGACGCGGACCCCGCTAG
- a CDS encoding GNAT family N-acetyltransferase — MTDEPTLVDEPVQPEVVDNELEDRFELWYGDRLAGFAAYRRRDGGTVFVHTVIEPEFEGKGLGSVLARHALDATVARGEEIVPVCPFISAYLRKHPEYDEHVKWPAS, encoded by the coding sequence ATGACTGATGAGCCCACACTGGTTGACGAGCCGGTACAGCCCGAGGTCGTCGACAACGAACTCGAAGATCGCTTCGAGCTCTGGTACGGCGACCGCCTAGCGGGCTTCGCCGCCTACCGGCGCCGCGACGGGGGCACGGTCTTCGTGCACACCGTGATCGAGCCGGAGTTCGAGGGCAAGGGGCTCGGGTCGGTGCTGGCACGGCACGCGTTGGACGCGACCGTGGCGCGCGGGGAGGAGATCGTCCCGGTGTGCCCCTTCATCTCGGCCTACCTTCGCAAGCACCCCGAGTACGACGAGCACGTGAAGTGGCCCGCGTCGTGA
- a CDS encoding methyltransferase, with product MADSAASATATSAASGPAEGAAGPGGPGGSAGPAAARRAQARTAVLWQALRTVLDASGSRDVLDVGGGTGGFAVPIAELGHRVTVVDPSPDALAALERRASEAGVPKDALRAVQGDLAGLLEYVEAGSVDLVLCHGVLEMADDPAAGLAVVADVLRPGGVVSLLAANRTAAVVARALGGHFAEARRALADPSGRFGAQDPLAARFDEEQLGRLLSQAGLTVQSVHGVRVFTDLMPGALVDADPQAASDLAALEAAVADRPEFRAVAGRLHLLARKIAS from the coding sequence ATGGCCGACAGCGCCGCCAGCGCGACCGCCACCTCCGCCGCCTCAGGACCCGCCGAAGGCGCCGCGGGGCCGGGTGGGCCAGGCGGGTCCGCCGGCCCCGCCGCGGCCCGCCGTGCCCAGGCCCGCACCGCCGTCCTGTGGCAGGCCCTGCGCACCGTCCTGGACGCCTCCGGCTCCCGCGACGTCCTCGACGTCGGCGGCGGCACCGGCGGCTTCGCCGTCCCGATCGCCGAGCTCGGCCACCGGGTCACCGTCGTGGACCCCAGTCCTGACGCGCTGGCCGCCCTGGAGCGCCGCGCCAGCGAGGCCGGCGTGCCCAAGGACGCCCTGCGCGCCGTCCAGGGCGACCTGGCCGGCCTGCTGGAGTACGTAGAGGCCGGCAGCGTGGACCTGGTCCTGTGCCACGGCGTCCTGGAGATGGCCGACGACCCGGCGGCGGGCCTGGCCGTGGTCGCCGACGTGCTGCGCCCCGGCGGCGTGGTGAGCCTGCTCGCGGCCAACCGCACCGCGGCGGTGGTGGCCCGGGCGCTCGGCGGCCACTTCGCTGAGGCCCGGCGCGCGCTGGCCGACCCCAGCGGCCGCTTCGGCGCCCAGGACCCGCTGGCCGCGCGCTTCGACGAGGAGCAGCTGGGCCGGCTGCTGAGCCAGGCCGGGCTCACGGTGCAGTCGGTGCACGGCGTGCGCGTGTTCACCGACCTCATGCCCGGCGCCCTGGTCGACGCCGACCCCCAGGCCGCCTCCGACCTCGCGGCGCTGGAGGCCGCCGTCGCCGACCGCCCGGAGTTCCGCGCCGTGGCCGGCCGCCTGCACCTGCTGGCCCGGAAGATCGCTTCTTAA
- a CDS encoding DUF3040 domain-containing protein yields MPLSDHEQRLLEQMERALHAEDPKFASALQGADLRALFRRRALLAVIGFVLGIGMLVAGLVINQIALSVGGFVVMLGCAWLAYASWRRIPAPGEIVPVARRKARAVTGKSGRQNRQPTMRRFEERWQRRRDEGNL; encoded by the coding sequence GTGCCGCTGTCTGATCATGAGCAGCGCCTGCTGGAGCAGATGGAGCGCGCGCTGCACGCGGAGGACCCCAAGTTCGCCTCCGCGCTGCAGGGAGCGGATCTGCGCGCACTCTTCCGGCGTCGCGCCCTGCTGGCCGTGATCGGGTTCGTCCTCGGCATCGGCATGCTGGTGGCCGGCCTGGTGATCAACCAGATCGCGCTGAGCGTGGGCGGGTTCGTGGTGATGCTGGGCTGCGCCTGGCTGGCCTACGCCAGCTGGCGCCGGATCCCCGCGCCCGGCGAGATCGTGCCGGTGGCGCGCCGCAAGGCCCGCGCGGTCACCGGGAAGTCCGGACGCCAGAACCGGCAGCCGACGATGCGGCGGTTCGAGGAGCGCTGGCAGCGGCGGCGCGACGAGGGCAACCTCTAA